A genome region from bacterium includes the following:
- the cobA gene encoding uroporphyrinogen-III C-methyltransferase produces the protein MVYLVGAGPGDPGLITVKAIELLRRADVVLYDRLIDASLLSNTKEGCTLIDVGKSADNHTKTQDEIADMLADFGKKGLETVRLKGGDPFLFGRGGEEAERLRREGIPFEIVPGVSALTAAPAYAGIPLTHRSFASSVGIVTGHAASGKHEDTVRWSHIAQAVDTIVVFMGVGNLAHIAEELRAGGLPADTPAALIEQGTTPSQKVVTGSLADIHLKAEEQNVSPPALLVVGKTVALHETLAWFCPHPLAGLRIGITRPQRQSKQFSDKLRELGAEPVLMPAITTVDTIDTPEVLDALGKLPVYDAILFFSVNGVESFFRALKNMNMDSELPAGKMIGAIGPATAQSLLEHGISADVKAEAYIAEGLLDAICEHTDPAAKHFLLVRSDRGRSYVPDGLRSRGATVDEVTFYSTQPERMDTAVLDRVRKGGIDIVTFTSASTVDGFFDNISPDELPGNVILASIGPETTKAIGRYGLEPAVCASEYTTDGLIKALCDARGRET, from the coding sequence ATGGTTTATCTTGTAGGAGCAGGACCCGGCGATCCGGGACTCATCACGGTGAAAGCGATCGAGCTTCTCCGCCGGGCGGATGTCGTCCTCTACGACAGGCTTATCGATGCATCTCTTCTTTCCAATACAAAGGAAGGCTGCACACTCATCGATGTGGGGAAAAGCGCTGATAATCATACGAAAACCCAGGATGAGATAGCGGATATGCTGGCCGATTTCGGAAAAAAGGGTCTCGAAACAGTCCGGCTCAAGGGAGGCGATCCGTTTCTATTCGGACGCGGCGGCGAGGAAGCCGAACGGCTTCGCAGGGAGGGCATCCCGTTCGAGATCGTCCCGGGAGTTTCGGCTCTCACTGCGGCCCCGGCATATGCCGGCATTCCCCTGACGCACCGGAGTTTCGCCTCATCGGTAGGCATCGTCACGGGCCACGCCGCAAGCGGTAAACATGAAGACACGGTTCGCTGGAGCCACATAGCACAGGCGGTCGATACCATCGTGGTGTTCATGGGGGTCGGCAACCTTGCCCATATCGCAGAGGAACTCAGGGCGGGCGGTCTTCCGGCGGATACTCCTGCCGCGCTCATCGAACAGGGCACAACGCCTTCCCAGAAAGTCGTAACCGGCAGCCTCGCGGATATTCATCTGAAAGCTGAGGAGCAGAACGTTTCCCCTCCCGCGCTCCTTGTTGTAGGAAAAACCGTCGCCCTTCACGAAACACTCGCGTGGTTCTGTCCTCATCCTCTCGCCGGTCTCAGGATCGGGATTACCCGGCCGCAACGGCAATCGAAGCAGTTTTCCGACAAGCTCCGTGAACTGGGAGCCGAACCGGTGCTCATGCCCGCCATCACAACGGTCGACACCATCGACACTCCCGAAGTTCTGGATGCGCTCGGAAAACTGCCCGTCTATGACGCCATCCTTTTTTTCAGCGTCAACGGAGTCGAATCGTTTTTCCGGGCGTTAAAGAACATGAATATGGATTCGGAGCTTCCGGCGGGGAAAATGATCGGCGCCATCGGGCCCGCGACCGCGCAGTCGCTCCTCGAACACGGCATATCGGCGGATGTGAAAGCCGAGGCATATATCGCCGAGGGGCTCCTCGATGCGATATGTGAACACACCGACCCGGCGGCGAAACATTTTCTGCTCGTCCGTTCCGACAGGGGCAGGAGCTATGTCCCCGACGGGCTCAGGAGCAGAGGCGCAACCGTCGATGAGGTGACATTTTATTCCACACAGCCGGAGCGCATGGATACGGCGGTTCTCGACCGTGTGCGAAAGGGCGGGATAGACATTGTGACGTTTACGAGCGCATCGACTGTGGATGGCTTTTTCGATAATATTTCCCCGGACGAGCTGCCCGGAAACGTTATCCTCGCAAGCATCGGTCCAGAAACGACGAAAGCCATCGGGCGCTATGGTCTTGAACCCGCTGTCTGCGCCTCCGAATACACAACCGACGGGCTTATAAAAGCGCTCTGCGATGCACGCGGAAGGGAGACATGA
- the ahbC gene encoding 12,18-didecarboxysiroheme deacetylase: MVGISKLYCDSIEPSDVLRYGRRSSELPSHLLQFSEDKRPVVIMNITRRCNLKCVHCYAGANDARPSGEMTTDELMRVIDDLAKFGSPVVLFSGGEPLMHPDLALLAGHAVKSGMRAVISTNGTLITPEKAHALADVGLSYVGVSLDGGPAVHDSFRGVQGSFDRAIQGLRNAREAGIKTGLRFTITHRNVSEIPAVFALLEQEGIPRICFYHLVYTGRGKGLLDEALSHESTRAVVDTIIDRTAELHRHGRKIEVLTVDNHCDGPYLYLRLTRENPPRAEQVLELLRFNGGNSSGVGVSSIGWDGSVHPDQFWRHHILGNVRDHSFGEIWTDRNNDFLMKLKDKKRHVTGRCAQCRFLDVCGGNFRARAEAVTGDIWAPDPACYLTDSEIGIE, encoded by the coding sequence GTGGTCGGTATTTCCAAGCTGTACTGCGACTCGATAGAACCTTCGGATGTGCTCCGGTATGGACGGCGCTCTTCAGAGCTGCCTTCCCACCTTCTCCAGTTTTCCGAGGACAAGCGGCCCGTCGTGATCATGAATATAACGAGGCGCTGCAACCTGAAGTGCGTTCACTGCTACGCGGGCGCGAACGATGCCAGGCCCTCCGGGGAAATGACAACCGATGAACTCATGCGTGTTATCGACGATCTGGCGAAATTCGGTTCCCCGGTCGTCCTGTTTTCCGGCGGCGAGCCGCTCATGCATCCCGATCTTGCGCTCCTTGCCGGACATGCAGTCAAATCGGGCATGCGGGCGGTTATCTCAACGAACGGGACGCTCATAACTCCGGAAAAAGCCCACGCACTCGCCGATGTCGGTCTTTCGTATGTCGGAGTCAGTCTGGACGGCGGCCCTGCGGTTCACGATTCCTTCCGGGGCGTTCAAGGCTCGTTCGACAGAGCCATCCAAGGACTTCGGAATGCCCGCGAGGCAGGCATAAAAACGGGCCTCCGCTTCACTATAACCCATCGTAATGTGAGCGAAATTCCCGCAGTGTTTGCCCTGCTCGAACAGGAAGGTATCCCCCGCATCTGTTTTTACCATCTTGTGTACACGGGAAGAGGTAAAGGACTCCTCGACGAGGCGCTTTCCCATGAAAGCACCCGCGCCGTCGTGGACACGATCATCGACCGGACAGCGGAACTCCACCGTCACGGCAGGAAAATCGAGGTTCTGACCGTTGACAATCACTGTGACGGCCCCTATCTGTATCTCCGACTTACCCGTGAAAATCCGCCTCGGGCGGAACAGGTGCTCGAACTCCTCAGGTTCAACGGCGGGAACAGTTCGGGCGTGGGAGTGTCGTCCATCGGATGGGACGGTTCCGTTCACCCCGATCAGTTCTGGCGTCACCATATTCTCGGAAATGTGCGCGACCATTCATTCGGCGAGATATGGACGGACAGGAACAACGATTTCCTCATGAAACTCAAGGACAAAAAGCGCCATGTCACGGGGAGATGCGCGCAATGCCGCTTTCTGGATGTGTGCGGAGGCAACTTCCGCGCGCGCGCCGAGGCGGTGACCGGAGATATCTGGGCGCCCGATCCGGCCTGCTATCTCACCGACAGCGAAATCGGAATCGAATAA
- a CDS encoding Lrp/AsnC family transcriptional regulator, producing MLPVSLDKKQNDLLAVIQSNVPVVERPFKAIAELLSCSEQEVVEMIHDLMEKGVIRAFGPVFEARKLGYVSTLVAAEIENSGIDGFTDAMADINEITHIYLRDHVLNVWFTITARDSGIRDNIIAWTKRLPGVVRILNLPAVTVYKVSAVFGEKNAASPVSKPDRDCPPPDEEHRELIRFLQKKFPVAEKPFELAAQALGTSESWVLETVNSWIDDGVIRRFGARLDHQRAGYSANGLAAWSGIDVDALGHTFAALPRVSHCYRRLTHGDWPYELYTMVHARSDSELDDLVRGMVSLAPDAGMVVLKTLRELKKTTMYYFMEDGRWDTR from the coding sequence ATGTTACCCGTATCTCTCGACAAAAAACAGAACGACCTGCTCGCGGTCATCCAGTCGAACGTACCCGTTGTCGAAAGGCCGTTCAAAGCCATCGCGGAACTCCTCAGCTGTTCGGAACAAGAGGTTGTCGAGATGATTCACGACCTCATGGAGAAGGGCGTCATACGTGCGTTCGGCCCCGTTTTCGAAGCCCGGAAGCTCGGGTATGTCAGCACTCTTGTCGCCGCGGAGATTGAAAATTCCGGCATCGACGGTTTTACGGATGCGATGGCTGACATTAACGAGATCACACACATCTACCTCCGCGATCATGTGCTGAATGTCTGGTTTACGATAACCGCCCGCGATTCCGGGATAAGGGACAACATAATAGCGTGGACAAAGCGCCTTCCGGGTGTTGTGCGGATTCTGAACCTGCCCGCCGTGACAGTCTACAAGGTCAGCGCCGTGTTCGGTGAAAAGAACGCCGCATCCCCGGTATCGAAACCTGATAGGGATTGTCCGCCCCCCGATGAAGAGCATCGGGAGTTGATCAGGTTTCTTCAGAAAAAATTCCCCGTGGCGGAAAAGCCATTCGAGCTTGCCGCACAGGCTCTCGGGACGAGTGAATCATGGGTGCTCGAAACCGTGAACTCATGGATCGATGACGGTGTCATCAGGAGGTTCGGAGCCCGGCTCGATCACCAACGCGCGGGGTATTCGGCGAACGGCCTCGCGGCATGGAGCGGCATCGATGTCGATGCGCTCGGTCATACGTTCGCCGCATTGCCGCGGGTCAGCCACTGTTACAGAAGGCTCACTCACGGGGACTGGCCGTACGAACTGTACACGATGGTTCACGCCCGCTCGGACAGTGAGCTCGACGACCTCGTTCGCGGAATGGTTTCGCTCGCCCCGGACGCCGGCATGGTTGTCCTTAAAACCCTCAGGGAACTCAAGAAAACGACAATGTACTATTTCATGGAGGATGGAAGATGGGATACCCGGTAA
- the hemB gene encoding porphobilinogen synthase produces MGYPVTRMRRLRRTPELRSLVRETKLDPGDFILPLFVRPGDDVRRPVPSMPGVSQMSVDVLTEECRAAVGDGVGGVLLFGIPDHKDPLGTGAYDDDGIIPRAVRALKSELPQLLVITDVCMCEYTDHGHCGVIKNGDVDNDPTLDLLARASLAYARAGADIIAPSDMMDGRIGHIRNALDGSGFTHIPVMAYAAKFASGFYGPFRDAAESPPQFGDRRSYQMDPANRREALREIALDIEEGADIIMVKPAMPYLDIIREARDRFDLPVAAYQVSGEYAMIHAAAKNGWLDLDTVMMESLVSIKRAGADMILTYFARKAAGMLA; encoded by the coding sequence ATGGGATACCCGGTAACGCGCATGAGACGTCTGCGCAGGACGCCCGAGCTCCGTTCGCTGGTAAGAGAGACAAAGCTCGATCCCGGCGATTTTATTCTGCCCCTGTTCGTTCGTCCGGGTGACGATGTAAGACGGCCGGTGCCCTCGATGCCCGGCGTTTCCCAGATGTCGGTGGATGTACTCACGGAGGAATGCCGTGCTGCCGTGGGCGACGGCGTCGGGGGAGTGCTCCTGTTCGGAATTCCCGACCACAAGGACCCGCTCGGCACCGGGGCGTACGATGACGACGGCATCATTCCCCGTGCTGTGCGCGCTCTCAAATCCGAGCTGCCGCAGCTTCTTGTCATCACCGATGTCTGCATGTGCGAATACACCGACCACGGGCACTGCGGAGTCATAAAGAACGGCGATGTGGACAACGATCCGACCCTTGATCTTCTCGCCCGGGCAAGCCTCGCCTATGCCCGCGCCGGAGCGGATATCATCGCCCCATCGGACATGATGGACGGCCGTATCGGTCATATCAGGAACGCCCTCGACGGCAGCGGATTCACCCATATACCGGTCATGGCCTACGCGGCGAAATTCGCTTCGGGGTTTTACGGCCCTTTCAGGGATGCGGCTGAATCGCCCCCGCAGTTCGGCGACCGGCGCTCCTACCAGATGGACCCGGCCAACCGCCGTGAAGCGCTCCGTGAAATTGCCCTCGATATCGAAGAGGGCGCCGACATTATCATGGTCAAACCAGCCATGCCGTACCTCGATATTATCCGCGAGGCGCGCGACCGTTTCGATCTCCCCGTCGCGGCGTACCAGGTGAGCGGCGAGTATGCCATGATCCACGCAGCGGCCAAAAACGGCTGGCTCGATCTCGATACGGTCATGATGGAAAGCCTTGTCTCCATAAAACGCGCGGGTGCTGACATGATCCTCACCTATTTCGCCCGCAAGGCTGCGGGGATGCTCGCATGA
- a CDS encoding radical SAM protein: MTVPPLRLLALEITRTCTLACRHCRGDSRNEVYPDELSLGEIGRILDSAASFSKPIVIVTGGEPLVRPDVFDITAYSSSLGLTTVLATCGQHLSENAARKLIDTGVSRISVSLDGADARTHDSFRGIPGAFEAALRGIAAARSQGLAFQINSTITSLNIGELDAIHDLAVSLGAVAFHPFLLVPMGRGKGLSDNALPPEEYESALIRIAEIAERSPIELKPTCSPHYGRVARQLRRSRPDMAVHPENRSNPHGNHKNGLIMTRGCLGGYGFVFVSHVGAVQMCGFLELEAGNLRRESYDLKSIWETSPLFNAVRDRNNYRGTCGKCEYWQVCGGCRARAYYLSGDYLAEEPNCLYIPGGEEE; this comes from the coding sequence ATGACCGTTCCGCCCCTGCGTCTCCTGGCACTCGAAATTACCCGTACCTGCACCCTCGCGTGCAGGCACTGCCGCGGCGATTCGCGGAACGAAGTGTACCCCGACGAGCTCTCTCTCGGCGAGATCGGGCGGATACTCGACAGCGCCGCCTCGTTCTCGAAACCGATCGTCATCGTCACCGGCGGGGAACCGCTCGTACGGCCCGATGTGTTCGATATTACCGCATATTCCTCCTCCCTCGGGCTGACAACGGTACTCGCCACATGCGGACAGCATCTCAGCGAAAACGCCGCCCGGAAACTCATCGACACCGGCGTGTCGCGTATCAGTGTGAGCCTGGACGGCGCCGATGCGCGGACGCATGACAGCTTCCGGGGCATCCCCGGGGCGTTTGAAGCCGCTCTCAGAGGTATTGCCGCCGCACGGTCACAGGGGCTTGCATTCCAGATAAACAGCACCATTACATCGCTCAACATAGGCGAACTCGATGCCATTCACGACCTGGCGGTCTCCCTCGGCGCGGTCGCGTTTCATCCGTTTCTCCTCGTTCCCATGGGTCGCGGAAAGGGGCTGTCCGATAATGCGCTTCCACCTGAAGAATACGAATCGGCGCTCATCCGTATTGCAGAGATAGCCGAACGCTCTCCCATCGAACTCAAACCCACATGCAGCCCCCATTACGGCAGGGTTGCCCGACAGCTCAGGCGCAGTCGCCCCGACATGGCGGTTCACCCGGAAAACCGGTCCAATCCCCACGGAAATCATAAAAATGGCCTGATCATGACACGGGGATGTCTCGGCGGCTACGGATTCGTATTCGTATCCCATGTCGGCGCGGTGCAGATGTGCGGGTTTCTTGAGCTTGAGGCGGGCAATCTCCGCAGGGAATCGTATGACCTGAAGTCGATCTGGGAAACATCCCCCCTCTTCAACGCCGTACGCGACCGTAACAACTACCGTGGAACCTGCGGGAAATGTGAATACTGGCAGGTATGCGGAGGATGCAGAGCCCGGGCTTACTATCTTTCCGGCGATTATCTCGCGGAAGAACCGAACTGTCTCTATATACCCGGAGGGGAAGAAGAATAA
- the hemL gene encoding glutamate-1-semialdehyde 2,1-aminomutase, protein MKPLSFDRSQTLHERAAQSIVGGVNSPARAFRSVGGTPLFAARAEGYHVWDADGNRYIDYIGSWGPMIAGHAHPEVIAAINHAAALGTSYGVSTEREILIAEKIRSMMPSIEMLRMVNSGTEAAMSAIRLARGYTGRSKIIKFAGCYHGHGDSFLIKAGSGALTHGVPDSAGIPPSIASDTLVAEFNSLDSVDRLLTAHASAVAAIIVEPVVGNMGTVPPEPGFLEGLRKRTADNGILLIFDEVITGFRLARGGAQGLFGVIPDLTTLGKIVGGGLPVGVYGGKAEIMSRLAPLGPVYQAGTLSGNPLAVAAGLATLNLIDNGETYTRLEKTGKQLADGFAEAAAQAGVPVTVNRAGSMMTVFFNEGPVTDYSGASKSDTARFSRFFRGMLNRGILLPPSQYEAMFVSTAHDDRAIEMTIAAAGESLNECR, encoded by the coding sequence ATGAAACCGCTTTCGTTCGACAGATCACAGACGCTCCATGAACGCGCCGCGCAATCGATTGTCGGAGGTGTCAATTCGCCTGCCCGCGCTTTCAGGTCGGTCGGCGGCACGCCGCTTTTCGCCGCCCGCGCCGAGGGATATCATGTATGGGATGCGGATGGCAACCGGTACATCGACTACATCGGCTCGTGGGGGCCAATGATCGCCGGTCATGCCCATCCCGAAGTCATCGCTGCGATAAACCATGCCGCAGCCCTTGGAACGAGCTACGGTGTCTCGACCGAGCGGGAGATTCTCATCGCCGAAAAAATCCGCTCCATGATGCCCTCCATCGAGATGCTCCGCATGGTCAATTCCGGCACCGAGGCTGCGATGAGCGCCATCCGTCTCGCGCGGGGATATACCGGCCGCAGCAAGATCATCAAATTCGCGGGCTGTTATCACGGGCACGGCGACAGCTTCCTTATCAAGGCCGGTTCGGGCGCGCTCACCCATGGTGTCCCGGACAGCGCCGGTATACCGCCGTCGATAGCCTCCGATACACTCGTGGCGGAATTCAACAGCCTCGATTCGGTCGACCGACTTCTTACAGCACACGCCAGCGCTGTCGCGGCGATAATCGTCGAACCGGTGGTCGGCAACATGGGCACAGTCCCGCCTGAGCCCGGATTTCTCGAAGGGCTCCGGAAACGGACGGCTGATAACGGCATCCTCCTGATTTTCGATGAGGTTATCACCGGATTCCGTCTCGCGCGGGGAGGCGCGCAGGGGCTGTTCGGAGTTATTCCCGATCTCACGACGCTCGGCAAGATTGTCGGCGGCGGCCTGCCGGTCGGTGTCTATGGCGGGAAAGCCGAAATTATGAGCAGGCTGGCTCCCCTCGGCCCCGTCTACCAGGCCGGAACTCTCTCGGGAAATCCCCTTGCCGTCGCAGCCGGGCTTGCCACCCTCAATCTCATCGACAACGGGGAAACCTACACCCGTCTCGAAAAAACCGGAAAACAACTTGCGGACGGTTTTGCTGAAGCTGCCGCGCAGGCCGGAGTTCCCGTAACCGTAAACCGTGCCGGTTCGATGATGACCGTATTTTTCAATGAAGGCCCCGTGACTGATTACTCCGGCGCATCGAAAAGCGATACCGCGCGTTTCTCACGGTTTTTCAGGGGTATGCTGAACCGCGGGATACTGCTGCCCCCCTCGCAGTACGAAGCGATGTTCGTATCGACCGCCCATGACGATCGGGCGATAGAAATGACAATCGCTGCCGCCGGAGAATCGTTGAATGAGTGCCGCTGA